The region CAATTTAACAGTCTACCAATGTATCAATTATTGTTATACTGTTACATTAGTACATTGTTATATTTTATCGAGTAACGGGCTTTGTCTGTAGCGCTCTTCCTGGTATTCGTTATAAAGATTTTGAAGTGTTTCGGATATAGTTTTGTAACCAATTTCTTTTCCCCAGTTTAGTAAGCCTTTAGGATAATTTACACCTTTCTGCATCGCCAATTCTATATCTTCATCATTGGCGATACCTAGTCTTTTGGCCTCCACAGCCTCATTAACCAGCATAGAAATAATTCTTATAAAAATCTTTTCATATAATGCATCATCCTTATGAACGGCAGGCTTTACAGCTCCTTCCCGATAGTCATAAAATCCCCGATTTGTTTTTCTACCCAAAAGCTTGGCTTCTGCCATACGTTGCTGTAATAAGGAAGGTTTATATTTAGGATCGTAGAAATAATCTTTATAAACAGTTGTTGTTACAGCAAAGTTCACATCGATTCCGATAAGATCCATCAGTTCAAAAGGTCCCATTCTAAAATTGCCCAGACTGGTCATAGCATCATCTACCTGTTGTGGTGTTGCAATATTTTCTTCAACAATTCTTAATGCTTCGCCATAATAAGGGCGCGCAATTCTGTTGACGATAAAACCGGGAATATCCTTCGCAATTACCGGAACTTTCTTCCACGATTTCATCAGATCATAAACCTTTTGTGGCAGTTGTTCATTTGTAAGTAATCCTGGGATAATCTCCACCAAAGGCATCAAAGGTGCAGGGTTGAAAAAATGAATACCAATAAAGCGTTCTGGTCTTTTCAACTCAGACGATAATGAAGTAATAGAAATAGAAGATGTATTGGAGCCAATTATACAAATATCGGATACATAATCCTCCAGCTCTGAAAACACTTTGGTTTTAATCTCTTTGTTTTCAATAATGGCTTCAATAACTAAATCGGAATCTTTCAGCTCTTGCAGTGTTGTACAAAATTTGACTCTGCTAAAAATTTGTTCAGATTCTTCAACGGATATCTTTTGTTTCTCGGCTAGCTTCGTCAATGTTTGTTTCAGGTTTTGTAATGCTTTTTCAGTTTGCGAAGAATTTGCATCAAACAAAAACACATTACATCCATTGGCTGAAGCTACCTGAGCTATTCCAATCCCCATTGTTCCTGAGCCGATTACTCCTATATTCATAATTAAAAATAATGTAGCAATGTATCAGTTTACCAATGTAACAATTTTATAAAAAATTAAGTTTTGCCGAAGCGTTTATTTCTATTGGTAAACTGTTATACTGACAGATTGTTATATTAATTTTATTTTCCTTTATAATCTGGTTGTCTTTTCTCTAAAAATGCTCTTACTCCTTCTTTGAAGTCTTCAGTTTCAGCAGCATCTTGTTGGTAAATACCTTCTAAATCCAACTGCTCACTCAATGTATTGGTATAAGAATTATTGAAAGCTTTTTTGGTTAAACCAATTGCTTTTGTTGGCAGATTAGATATCTGAGCCAAAACTTCACCCGCTTTTGCCTCAAACTCCTCATCTTTGAAGACATCAGCTATTAATCCCAACTGCTTCGCTTCGGCCGATGAAAGTTTCTTTCCGGTAAATGCTAAATAGCTGGCCAATTGTCTGCCTAATAGTTTTGGCAAATAATAAGTTCCTGCAGTATCCGGAATCAATCCGATATTCACAAATGCTTGTGAAAAATAAGAATTCTCTGTAGCCAGTGTAAAATCACAGATAAGCCCCAACATAGCACCTGCTCCTACCGCAGGACCATTAACCAATGCAATAACAGGTTTTGAATTTTTTACAATGGATTTCACCATTGGATTATAGTAGTCGATAACCATACGTTGTATGATTCTCTCTTCTTCAGCATCTTTGCCTAATGCTAAAGCTTCCTTAAGATTCTGACCTGAACAAAATGCTTTTCCCCTTCCGGATATCGCAATACATCTCACCTTTTCGTCTTTGTCACATTCTTCCATAAAATGACGAATTTCACTCAACATTTTTTTGTTAAGCGAATTATAACTTTCGGGTTGGTTGAGATAAGCTATTTTTAGTTTTCCTTCTAATTTTGATTCAATATCAATTTGAGTATATTCCATAAAATATTTTTTTTAGTGTACCAATATAACAATCTAAATTAATGTAACAATCTAATAGTACAGCAATCTGACAACAACATTGTTATGCTCCGCATATCCGTAAATTCTATTAGTAAACTGATTCATTGTTACGTTTCTATATTGATAAACTGTTACATTGCCACATTGTTACATTAATTTTTATCAATGGCATTTAAAATAATCAAAGGGTTCCAGACAATCTAAGCATTGATAGGATGCTTTGCACAAAGTAGATCCAAATCTGCTGATCTGTTTGGTATGCATAGATCCACAACGTGGACATTTCTTAGGTTTTCCGATATGATGTTCGTCTGCTCCTCTTTCAGGAGGTGTAATTCCATAGGCTCTTAATTTCTCTCTGGCTTCATCAGTTAACCAATCAGTTGTCCAGATCGGAAACATTTTGGTTACTACTTTTGCATCCCACCCGTTCTCCTTCATTACTTTGGTAATATCTTCTTCAATAGTAAACATTGCCGGGCAAGCAGAATAAGTAGGCGTAATAGTTACTTCACAAATATTTTCATCAAGCACTCTGGCCTCTCTTACAATACCTAATTCCACAATATCAATTACCGGAATTTCCGGGTCAGGAATTGTTTTTAATATGTCTAAAAGTTCATTCATTTATTTATTTTTTATCAAAATCAAGAATTTTCTCCATTGCTTTTTGATAATCAATATTATCTGTCATTCCGTTATGCCCCTGATTATTCAATATAATCAGGCTATCTCCTTTTTTAAAATT is a window of Elizabethkingia anophelis R26 DNA encoding:
- a CDS encoding 3-hydroxyacyl-CoA dehydrogenase NAD-binding domain-containing protein, with translation MNIGVIGSGTMGIGIAQVASANGCNVFLFDANSSQTEKALQNLKQTLTKLAEKQKISVEESEQIFSRVKFCTTLQELKDSDLVIEAIIENKEIKTKVFSELEDYVSDICIIGSNTSSISITSLSSELKRPERFIGIHFFNPAPLMPLVEIIPGLLTNEQLPQKVYDLMKSWKKVPVIAKDIPGFIVNRIARPYYGEALRIVEENIATPQQVDDAMTSLGNFRMGPFELMDLIGIDVNFAVTTTVYKDYFYDPKYKPSLLQQRMAEAKLLGRKTNRGFYDYREGAVKPAVHKDDALYEKIFIRIISMLVNEAVEAKRLGIANDEDIELAMQKGVNYPKGLLNWGKEIGYKTISETLQNLYNEYQEERYRQSPLLDKI
- a CDS encoding enoyl-CoA hydratase/isomerase family protein; this encodes MEYTQIDIESKLEGKLKIAYLNQPESYNSLNKKMLSEIRHFMEECDKDEKVRCIAISGRGKAFCSGQNLKEALALGKDAEEERIIQRMVIDYYNPMVKSIVKNSKPVIALVNGPAVGAGAMLGLICDFTLATENSYFSQAFVNIGLIPDTAGTYYLPKLLGRQLASYLAFTGKKLSSAEAKQLGLIADVFKDEEFEAKAGEVLAQISNLPTKAIGLTKKAFNNSYTNTLSEQLDLEGIYQQDAAETEDFKEGVRAFLEKRQPDYKGK
- the paaD gene encoding 1,2-phenylacetyl-CoA epoxidase subunit PaaD: MNELLDILKTIPDPEIPVIDIVELGIVREARVLDENICEVTITPTYSACPAMFTIEEDITKVMKENGWDAKVVTKMFPIWTTDWLTDEAREKLRAYGITPPERGADEHHIGKPKKCPRCGSMHTKQISRFGSTLCKASYQCLDCLEPFDYFKCH